The nucleotide window CCGAGCACCACGCCACCACGGCCGCGCTGATCCTCGAGCCCCTGGTGCAGTGCGCCGCCGGCATGGCGATGCATGACGCCGAATACCTGCGCCGGGCGCGCGCGCTGTGCGACCGCTACGAGGTGCACCTCGTGGCCGACGAGATCGCCGTGGGCTTCGGCCGCACGGGCAGCATGTTCGCGCACCAGCAGGCGGGCATCCGGCCCGACTTCCTCTGCCTGTCCAAGGGCCTCACGGGCGGCACGCTGCCGCTGTCGGCCGTGCTGACCACCGACGTGGTCTACGCTGCCTTCTACGACGACGACGTGGCGCGCGGCTTCCTGCACTCGCACTCCTACACCGGCAACCCGCTGGCCTGCCGCGCGGCGCTGGCCACGCTGGAGCTGTTCGAGCAGACCGATGCGCTGGCGCGCAACGTGCAGCGCGCGCAGGCCATCGACGCGGCCTGCGCGCCGCTCACCGCGCACCCGCGCGTGCGCCACGCGCGCCGCCAGGGCATGGTCTGGGCCTGGGACGTGGACACACAGCTCCCCGACTTCGCGCGCCGCTACCACCGCCACGCCATGGCGCGCGGCCTGCTGCTGCGCCCCATCGGCACCACCCTCTACGCCATGCCGCCCTACGTGCTCGACGACGAGGCGGTGCAGCACCTCGCCCACAACGCCCTGGCCGCGCTCGACGCCACGCTGGCCGAGGAAGCCGGCGCGGCCGCCCCCACCGAGGAGCGCCTGCCATGACCCTGGGCGTGTTCGTCACCGGCACCGACACGGGCGTGGGCAAGAGCTTGGCCTCGGCCGCGCTCCTGCACGCGCTCGCGCGCCACCACGCGCGCGTGGTCGGCATGAAGCCCGTGGCCGCGGGCGCCGGGCTGCACGGCGGCCAGCTCGCCAACGAAGACGCCGTGCTGCTGCGCGCCGCCTCCACCGTGGCCGTGCCGCCCGAGCTCGACAACCCCGTGCTGCTGCCCGAGCCGCTCTCGCCGCACATCGCGGCGGCGCGCGCTGGAACGGCCATTTCCATTCCCGCCATCGTGCAGAGCTACCGCCAGCTCGCCGCGCGCGCCGACGCCGTGGTGGTCGAGGGCGCCGGGGGCTTGCACGTGCCGCTGTCCGACACCGAGACCGGCGCCGACCTGGCCCAGGCCCTGGGCCTGCCCATGGTGCTGGTCGTGGGCCTGCGCCTGGGCTGCCTGAACCATGCCGCGCTCACGCTGGATGCCATCCGCGCGCGCGGCCTCGCGCTCGCGGGCTGGGTGGCCAACCGCATCGATCCGCACATGCTGGCGCCCGAGGACAACATCGCCTGGCTGCGCCAGCGCCTGGGCGTGCCGCTGCTGGCCGAACTGCCGCACCAGCCCCGGCCCGACGCGCGCGCCCTGGCCGCGCTCTACCAATTGCCCGCCGACTGGACATGACCACTGCTCCCTCTTGGATCGACGAATTCCCCGCGCGCATCGCCGCGCTGGACGATGCCCACCTGCGCCGCAGGCGCCGCGCCGTGGTGCCCGCCGAGGGCGCCCACCTCACCGTGGACGGCGTGCCCATGCTGGCCTTCTGCAGCAACGACTACCTGGGCCTCGCGGCACACCCCGCGCTGGCCGAGGCGGCCCGCGCGGCCACGCACGAATTCGGCGTGGGCTCGGGCAGCTCGCCGCTGGTCAGCGGCCACAGCACGGCCAACGCCGCGCTGGAGGACGACCTCGCGCGCTTCGTGCAGCTGCCGCGCGCGCTCTACTTCTACGCGGGCTACGCGACCAACATCGGCATCGTGCCCGCGCTCGTGGGCGAGGGCGACGCGCTGTTCTCCGACGCGCTCAACCACGCCTGCCTGATCGACGGCGCGCGCCTGTCGCGCGCCACGGTGCACCGCTACGCGCATGCGGACCTCGCGGCGCTGGGCGGCCTGCTCGCGGCCAGCCCCGCGCGGCGCAAGCTCGTCATCACCGACGCCGTGTTCAGCATGGACGGCGACGTGGCCGACGTGCGCGCGCTGCTGGCCCTGTGCGAACGGCACGACGCGCTGCTCTTGATCGACGACGCCCACGGTTTCGGCGTGCTCGGCCCCGAGGGGCGCGGCACGCTGGCCGAGGCGGGCCTCACCGGCGCGAACGCCTCGCCGCGCGTGCTCTACATGGCCACGCTGGGCAAGGCCGCGGGCGTGGCGGGTGCCTTCGTCGCCGGGCCCGGCGCGCTCGTCGAATGGCTGGTGCAGAAGACGCGCAGCTACATCTTCGCCACGGCAGCGCCCGCGCTGCTCGCGCGGGCGCTGCAGGCCAGCCTGCGCGTGATCGCCGCCGAGGGCTGGCGGCGCGAGCAGCTCGCGGCGCGCATCGCCCAGTTGCGCACCGGCCTGGCGCCGCTGCTGCAAGGCACGCACTGGCGGCTGGGCGACTCGCGCACGGCCGTGCAGGCCCTGGTCATCGGCGCCAACGACGAGGCCCTGGCCGTGATGGACGGCCTGCGCGCGCGCGGCCTGTGGGTGCCCGCCATCCGCCCGCCCACGGTGCCCGAGGGCACGGCACGGCTGCGCATCGCGCTGTCGGCCGCGCACACCGAGGCCGACGTGCAGCGCCTGCTGCAGGCGCTGGCCGCGCTGCGCCCGGCGCACGCCTGATTTGTTCCACCCGGAGGTTTTCCATGCCCCACCTGACCGTCGAATATTCCCGCAACCTCGCCGGCTTCCCCGAAGCCCAGGCGCTCACCGAGCTCAACGCCGCCGTCTGCGCCAGCCCCGAAGTGGCCGACGAGGCCGACCTCAAGACCCGCATCGTGCCCGTGCCGCAGTTCGCGGTCGGCACCGCGCCCGCGAACCGCGCCTTCGTGCACGCGCAGCTGCGCCTGCTCTCGGGCCGCAGCGACGCGGTGAAGAAGGAACTGTCGGACGCCATCGCCGCCGTGCTGCGCCGCCTCACCCCGCAGCCAGCCGGCATGCTGGTGCAGCTCAGCGTCGAGATCGCCGACATGGACCGGGGCAGCTACTACAAGGGCCGCCTGTAAACCCCGCGGCTTCCACCACGGCCCCGCGCACGCGCTGCGCGCAGTGCCTGCGCCCGCCGCGCGCCTGCCTGTGCGCGCTGATACGGCCGGTGCACAGCCCCGTGCAGCTGCTGGTGCTGCAGCACCCCGCCGAGGTGCTGGAGGCCAAGGGCACGGCGCGCCTGCTGCACCTGTGCCTGCCGGGCAGCCGGCTGGAAGTGGGCGAGCGGTTCGACCCCGCGCAACTGGCCGCCTGGCTGCACGCGCCCTGGCGCGCGGGCGATGCGCCGCGCCACGGCGTGCTGCTGTACCCGCCGACACCCCACGGCGGTTCCCTGGGCCTCGCGGCCAGCGCGCCCTGGCCCTGCCCCACGCCCGCGCCGCACGCGCTGCGGCTCATCGTGCTCGACGGCACCTGGCGCAAGAGCCGCAAGATGCTCTACGCCAACCCCGCCCTGCAGACGCTGCCACGCCTGGCGCTGGCGCACCCGCCGCCCTCGCGCTACGGCGAACTGCGCAAGGCCCAGGCCGCGCACCAGCGCAGCACGCTGGAAGCCACGGCCTGCGCGCTGGCGCAGCTCGATCCCGCCGGCCCGGCGCCGCACGCGCTGTGGCAGGCTTTCGAGGGCCTGCTGGCGCAGCAGGCCGCGCTGCGGCAGCCATTCGCCCGTAACACGGCCTGAGCGGTGTATCAGGGTTTTTGCCGTAACTCCTGTAGCTCTTTTTCCAGGCCCTGCAGCTCAGCCTCCAGCGCTTGCGTGCGTTCGTTGCAGGCTTCCTCGGCCGCTTCCATTTCACCGGCGGCCTCCTGCGCCTCCAGCCTGCCCGCCACCGTGCGCCGCCGTTCGGCCAGCGTCTGGCGTTCGGCCAGGGCCGCCCGTTCGCGCGCGCACTGGGCACGGTGTTCTTCGAGGTCGGCCTGCGCGTTGGCCACGCCACTGGTTTCCAGCGCGGTGCGGCGCTGCCAGCGTTCGCCGAAAACGCCCTCCTTCTTCGCGGCAGGCGCGCGCTTGGCGGGGGCGGAGGCGGAGGCGGGCACGGCGGGCCCCGTGGGGAGCTTGACCTCGATCTCCTCCCCCTGCCCCGGGCAACGGGCGTCCTGGAAGGTGACCTTGCCATCGGCGCCCTGGCATTTGTAGATGGCCCAGGCTGGCGTGGCCGGGAGCAGCGCGGCGGCCGCCACGGCGGCCATGGCCCATGTCGTCTTGCGCATCGACTTCCTTTCCTTCGCGCAGGCCCGCCGCAGCAGGCGCCATGCGCTCATGTTTCGATAGCTGCTTGCGCTTTCCCGGTAAGGCCTGGAGGCCGATTTGACTGCTAATTTCCGTACAGGAAAGGTCAGCGCCCGCCCGCGGGCCGCAGCAGCGCCATGTACTGGCGGTACTTGGCATTGTCGGGGTTGATCTCGTTCACGCGCTCGAGCAGGCCCATGATTTCGGCCAGCAGGGCGTCGGAGCGCCCCTCGGCGCGCATCTGCCCGATCAGCAGGCCGCACAGGTTCATCATCATCACCTCGCTGTGCGGCAGGTTCTGCAGCGCGATGCGCAGCAGCCGCGCGCCTTCGGCAAACTGGCCCTGGCGCCCCAGCAGCACGCCCTGGTTGTTGATGCTGATGGCTTCCTCGCGCGACTCGGCGATGAGCGTGCGCCCCTCCTCGCCCATCTGCGCCTGCTCGAACAGCTCCTGCACCTGGCCGGAGAGCTGCGCATCCTCGTGGTGCGACTTGACCAGGTTGCGCATCAGCGCGCAGGCCTGCTCCTTGCGCCCCTGGGCCAGCATGCTATGGGCCACTTCCATGGCGGTCTGCGGGCTGGCCTTGTCGGCGTGGCTGGCCAGCAGCGCCTCGACCTGCGCCATGGCGGCCTGCGCCTCTTCGGCCTGCCCCGCCTTGTGGTGCACGGCGCTTTGCACGGCGGCGGCCTGGATGGCGATGTTGACGCCGTCCTTGCTGTCCTTGAACACCTCGTTGGTGCGCTTGAGCAGCTTCAGCGCCTCCTCCGGGCTGTCGTTGTCGGACAGCACGCGCGCCAGCGCCACGTAGGCCGCGGGGTGCTTGTTGGAGGAGAACTCGCTGATCTGGATGGTTTTCTCGAACGCGCCCTGCGCCACGTCGAGCGCGCCGTTGCGCCAGGCGGTCTCGCCCAGCGCCCGCTGGCGGTAGGCCGAGTTGGGCGAGAGCTTCACGGCGGCCTGCAGCACCTGCTGGGCCTGGGGCTTGTCGCCCATGGCGTCGAAGGTCTTGGCGAGCCAGTCGGCGGCCTCGATGAACATGCGGTTTTCCTCCAGCACCTGGCGGAACTGGCTGCGCGCCATCTCGTACTGGCCCTGGTGGAAGTACACCTTGCCCAGGCCGGTGCGCGCCCAGGGCACGCTGCGCGCGGCCAGCACCGACTCGAACAGGGTCTTGGCGCCGTCGTAGTCGCCCAGCTTGAGCAGCAGGTCGCTCTTGATGCGCAGGATCTCGGGGGCCTTGCCGCCCTCGCCCGCCAGCAGCTGGTTGCAGCGCGCCAGCGCCGTGGCGTAGTCGCGCCCGCGCAGCGCCTCCTCCACGCCGCGCAGGGCCTGCTTCTTGACGATGAGGCGCTCCAGGCGGCCTTCGAGGATGTTCTGGTTGATCGGCTTGAGCAGGTATTCGTCGGGCTTGGCCTCGGCCGCGCCCATGATCATCTCGGCGGTTTTCTCCGCCGTGACCATGACCCAGATGGTGGACACGCCGATGTAGTCGTGCAGCCGCGCCTCGTCCAGCACCTGCTGGCCGTTCAGGCCGATGCCAAGGTTGAAGTCGCAGATCACCACGTCGTAGCGGTTGGTGCGCAGGTGGTTGAGCGCGTCGCGGCCGCTGGCGGCGGTGTCCACGCGCGTCACGCCCATGGAGCGCACCAGGTCGCGCAGGATGGTGCGCATGCCCTGGTAGTCGTCCACGACCAGCACCTTGGCCTTCGTCAATGCAGCAGATGGCATGTTGTTTGTTCTTTCCTACGGCAGCCGCACGACGAAGCAGCCGCCGCCCCAGGCGCCGCCGTTCTCGATGATGAGCATGCCCTGGCGGCCGCCGTTGCGGTGCACGCGCGCCACCTGGGCCGAGAAGTAAAAGCCCAGCCCGGTGCTGCCGGTGCGGAAGTTCACCCCGGCGGCGCTGGCGTTCACGCGCTCGTCGCGCAGCATGTGCGCCGGGTAGCCCTGGCCGTTGTCCTCCACGCGCAGCTCCAGGCACCCGCCGTCGATGCGCGCGGCGATGCGGATTTTGTCGCGCGTGTAGTGGAAGGCGTTGTTCAGCGCGTTCAGCAGCACCCCGGCCATCAGGTCGCGGTCCAGGTACCAGTAGCAGCCGGCGTCGCAATCGACCTCCACCCCGATGTCCTTGAACGCCATGACCGGCCGGTACATCGCCAGCGCGTCCTCGACCAGCTCGGCGACCGGGCACTCGGCGATATCGACCGGGTAGATGGCCTTGTCCAGCTTGTACAGGCTCAGCAGCTGGATGAGGTTGGCATTCATCCGGTTGGCCTGGTAGATCACGCCCCCCAGGTCGGTGTAGTCCTGCATGTCGCCGTGGGCCTTGCACTGCGCGGCGATTTTCTCCAACGCGCTGATCTGCACGTTCAGCGAGTTCTTCATGTCGTGGATGGACGAGGCCATCAAATCGGTGAAACTGATGTCATCTTGTGCCATGGAGCATCTTCCGTCGGGCCTG belongs to Acidovorax sp. YS12 and includes:
- a CDS encoding adenosylmethionine--8-amino-7-oxononanoate transaminase, yielding MTPPADALAARSLASVWHPCTQMKRHEAEPPVAIARAQGPWLYGTDGRRYLDGISSWWVNLFGHGHPHIQAALTDQLARLDHVMLAGFTHAPVVELSERLAALTGLGHAFYGSDGASATEIALKMSAHYWRNQGRPAKSRFVGLAGGYHGETVGALAVTDIALFREAYAPLVRLAATAPSPDARGARPGESARGVALRAAAALEAWLAEHHATTAALILEPLVQCAAGMAMHDAEYLRRARALCDRYEVHLVADEIAVGFGRTGSMFAHQQAGIRPDFLCLSKGLTGGTLPLSAVLTTDVVYAAFYDDDVARGFLHSHSYTGNPLACRAALATLELFEQTDALARNVQRAQAIDAACAPLTAHPRVRHARRQGMVWAWDVDTQLPDFARRYHRHAMARGLLLRPIGTTLYAMPPYVLDDEAVQHLAHNALAALDATLAEEAGAAAPTEERLP
- the bioD gene encoding dethiobiotin synthase, which produces MTLGVFVTGTDTGVGKSLASAALLHALARHHARVVGMKPVAAGAGLHGGQLANEDAVLLRAASTVAVPPELDNPVLLPEPLSPHIAAARAGTAISIPAIVQSYRQLAARADAVVVEGAGGLHVPLSDTETGADLAQALGLPMVLVVGLRLGCLNHAALTLDAIRARGLALAGWVANRIDPHMLAPEDNIAWLRQRLGVPLLAELPHQPRPDARALAALYQLPADWT
- the bioF gene encoding 8-amino-7-oxononanoate synthase — encoded protein: MTTAPSWIDEFPARIAALDDAHLRRRRRAVVPAEGAHLTVDGVPMLAFCSNDYLGLAAHPALAEAARAATHEFGVGSGSSPLVSGHSTANAALEDDLARFVQLPRALYFYAGYATNIGIVPALVGEGDALFSDALNHACLIDGARLSRATVHRYAHADLAALGGLLAASPARRKLVITDAVFSMDGDVADVRALLALCERHDALLLIDDAHGFGVLGPEGRGTLAEAGLTGANASPRVLYMATLGKAAGVAGAFVAGPGALVEWLVQKTRSYIFATAAPALLARALQASLRVIAAEGWRREQLAARIAQLRTGLAPLLQGTHWRLGDSRTAVQALVIGANDEALAVMDGLRARGLWVPAIRPPTVPEGTARLRIALSAAHTEADVQRLLQALAALRPAHA
- a CDS encoding 5-carboxymethyl-2-hydroxymuconate Delta-isomerase; translation: MPHLTVEYSRNLAGFPEAQALTELNAAVCASPEVADEADLKTRIVPVPQFAVGTAPANRAFVHAQLRLLSGRSDAVKKELSDAIAAVLRRLTPQPAGMLVQLSVEIADMDRGSYYKGRL
- a CDS encoding DTW domain-containing protein; the protein is MRPPRACLCALIRPVHSPVQLLVLQHPAEVLEAKGTARLLHLCLPGSRLEVGERFDPAQLAAWLHAPWRAGDAPRHGVLLYPPTPHGGSLGLAASAPWPCPTPAPHALRLIVLDGTWRKSRKMLYANPALQTLPRLALAHPPPSRYGELRKAQAAHQRSTLEATACALAQLDPAGPAPHALWQAFEGLLAQQAALRQPFARNTA
- a CDS encoding DUF4124 domain-containing protein → MRKTTWAMAAVAAAALLPATPAWAIYKCQGADGKVTFQDARCPGQGEEIEVKLPTGPAVPASASAPAKRAPAAKKEGVFGERWQRRTALETSGVANAQADLEEHRAQCARERAALAERQTLAERRRTVAGRLEAQEAAGEMEAAEEACNERTQALEAELQGLEKELQELRQKP
- a CDS encoding tetratricopeptide repeat protein, which produces MPSAALTKAKVLVVDDYQGMRTILRDLVRSMGVTRVDTAASGRDALNHLRTNRYDVVICDFNLGIGLNGQQVLDEARLHDYIGVSTIWVMVTAEKTAEMIMGAAEAKPDEYLLKPINQNILEGRLERLIVKKQALRGVEEALRGRDYATALARCNQLLAGEGGKAPEILRIKSDLLLKLGDYDGAKTLFESVLAARSVPWARTGLGKVYFHQGQYEMARSQFRQVLEENRMFIEAADWLAKTFDAMGDKPQAQQVLQAAVKLSPNSAYRQRALGETAWRNGALDVAQGAFEKTIQISEFSSNKHPAAYVALARVLSDNDSPEEALKLLKRTNEVFKDSKDGVNIAIQAAAVQSAVHHKAGQAEEAQAAMAQVEALLASHADKASPQTAMEVAHSMLAQGRKEQACALMRNLVKSHHEDAQLSGQVQELFEQAQMGEEGRTLIAESREEAISINNQGVLLGRQGQFAEGARLLRIALQNLPHSEVMMMNLCGLLIGQMRAEGRSDALLAEIMGLLERVNEINPDNAKYRQYMALLRPAGGR
- a CDS encoding HAMP domain-containing histidine kinase, producing MAQDDISFTDLMASSIHDMKNSLNVQISALEKIAAQCKAHGDMQDYTDLGGVIYQANRMNANLIQLLSLYKLDKAIYPVDIAECPVAELVEDALAMYRPVMAFKDIGVEVDCDAGCYWYLDRDLMAGVLLNALNNAFHYTRDKIRIAARIDGGCLELRVEDNGQGYPAHMLRDERVNASAAGVNFRTGSTGLGFYFSAQVARVHRNGGRQGMLIIENGGAWGGGCFVVRLP